A single Streptomyces mirabilis DNA region contains:
- a CDS encoding SDR family NAD(P)-dependent oxidoreductase, producing MSRTRLAGRTVVITGAAQGQGAVEVAAAAHEGASVVATDVLDEPGEKLAAALRTDGLDVRYHHLDVSSPDDWAALASSLEAVHGLVNNAGIPMRARLGAVELADWNRAFAVNTTGPMLGVQALAPLMPPGSSIVNVGSVAALTAHHAVAYTASKWALRGLSKVAALELAPRGIRTNLIHPGYIETPLMATANPVFTRAHLSMTPQGRPGSCEEVAPLVVYLLSDESSYVNGAEITVDGGYSAHGGVKAITNALDSV from the coding sequence GTGAGCCGCACGCGCCTGGCCGGTCGTACCGTCGTCATCACCGGAGCCGCACAGGGCCAGGGAGCCGTGGAGGTGGCGGCGGCGGCCCACGAGGGGGCCTCGGTGGTCGCCACGGACGTCCTCGACGAGCCCGGCGAGAAGCTCGCCGCCGCCCTGCGCACCGACGGCCTCGACGTGCGCTACCACCACCTGGACGTGTCGTCCCCGGACGACTGGGCGGCCCTGGCGAGCTCACTGGAGGCCGTGCACGGGCTCGTCAACAACGCCGGGATCCCCATGCGGGCCCGTCTCGGCGCGGTGGAACTCGCCGACTGGAACCGGGCGTTCGCGGTGAACACCACCGGCCCGATGCTCGGCGTCCAGGCCCTCGCCCCGCTGATGCCCCCCGGGTCCTCGATCGTGAACGTCGGCTCGGTGGCCGCTCTCACCGCCCATCACGCGGTCGCGTACACGGCGAGCAAGTGGGCGCTGCGGGGCCTGTCGAAGGTGGCCGCGCTGGAACTGGCACCGCGCGGCATCCGTACGAACCTCATCCACCCCGGCTACATCGAGACCCCCCTGATGGCGACGGCGAACCCGGTCTTCACGCGGGCGCACCTCTCGATGACTCCGCAGGGCCGCCCGGGCAGCTGCGAGGAGGTCGCGCCGCTGGTCGTGTATCTGCTCTCCGACGAGTCGTCCTACGTGAACGGCGCCGAGATCACCGTGGACGGCGGCTACTCGGCGCACGGCGGCGTGAAGGCGATCACGAACGCGCTCGACTCGGTGTGA
- a CDS encoding fumarylacetoacetate hydrolase family protein has product MRFTTYAYEGVERAGVVQEGIIHPLPPGTTVLSLVEQEALHAAGSEALSVESDLTVDQVRLLPPLKPPSIRDFVGFEAHIEGVAKSLDGLEQVPEEWYRAPNFYFTNPHAAYGAHDDVPVPAGCSVLDFELEVGAVVGRAGRDLTPQRAREHIVGYLVFNDWSARDLQKPEKNLGLGFSKGKDFANTLGPYLVTADEVADRRDPDGFLDLEMTVALNGELIGRDTLANVSWTFEEMVAYAARDTWVRPGDILGSGTCGWGALAEFWGRVGERTPPPLKPGDEVTLTVERLGSVSNRIVPGRTDVYLPRARKRGRTPRP; this is encoded by the coding sequence ATGCGGTTCACGACATACGCGTACGAGGGCGTGGAGCGCGCCGGGGTCGTCCAGGAGGGGATCATCCATCCGCTGCCGCCCGGCACCACCGTCCTGTCGCTCGTCGAACAGGAGGCGCTGCATGCCGCCGGCAGCGAAGCGCTCTCCGTCGAGAGCGACTTGACGGTGGATCAGGTACGGCTGCTGCCCCCGCTGAAGCCGCCGTCCATCCGGGACTTCGTCGGTTTCGAGGCGCACATCGAGGGTGTCGCCAAGTCGCTGGACGGTCTGGAGCAGGTGCCCGAGGAGTGGTATCGGGCGCCGAACTTCTACTTCACCAACCCGCACGCGGCCTACGGCGCGCACGACGACGTTCCGGTACCGGCGGGCTGCTCGGTGCTCGACTTCGAGCTGGAGGTGGGCGCGGTCGTCGGCCGTGCGGGCCGGGACCTCACGCCCCAGCGGGCCCGCGAGCACATCGTCGGCTATCTCGTCTTCAACGACTGGTCGGCGCGCGATCTGCAGAAACCGGAGAAGAACCTCGGGCTCGGCTTCTCCAAGGGCAAGGACTTCGCGAACACCCTCGGCCCGTATCTGGTCACGGCCGACGAGGTGGCGGACCGGCGCGACCCGGACGGCTTCCTCGACCTGGAGATGACGGTCGCCCTCAACGGCGAGCTGATCGGCCGCGACACCCTCGCCAACGTCTCCTGGACCTTCGAGGAGATGGTCGCCTACGCCGCCCGCGACACCTGGGTGCGCCCCGGCGACATCCTCGGCTCGGGCACCTGCGGCTGGGGGGCGCTCGCGGAGTTCTGGGGGCGCGTCGGGGAACGTACGCCGCCGCCCCTGAAGCCCGGCGACGAGGTGACGCTCACCGTGGAGCGCCTCGGCAGCGTCTCCAACCGGATCGTCCCCGGGCGCACGGACGTGTACCTGCCACGGGCCCGCAAACGCGGCCGTACGCCCCGGCCGTAA
- a CDS encoding MFS transporter, which translates to MTDSISTSSLKKLDLGTLIACCLAVAAAQLCITVPSPINGEIQAAFGASGSQVAWVTSAFILPTAILELNFGVVGDLFGRKRLLVLGGLVLALGELLNATSQNITMMWTGQALAGIGAAALFPSSLAVIAAATPDGKDRAKAVSTWALSISLASAVGPLSSGVLATVADFRWAFVPPVVLGLAVAVACWKLVTDSKAPEGRALDWPGQITIAVGLTALLWGIIEGGDRGWGSAAIVGALALAAVALVGFVVAETRAASPMFNLDLLRIPSFAAAAVVALAGMFGFIGTAYCVSIRLGAVMHLSALRAGMPFVILQLIPLLLAPVLSRMLTRVDARWLLMGGLLPMAAGQFWIAALPITTTSLAAFIGPVLLLGVGFICVVSSLTSAAVNAVPIHMTGMASGATSLVREFGQGLGPAVISTIAMSAASAALVGKLNGPDAGMEAAAGPLAVVNAGSDSARAAAQTALGHGMALGVVICGCASLLGALVTLLLVRKNTARAAVGATGEPSVRTATA; encoded by the coding sequence ATGACGGATTCGATCTCCACGAGCTCTTTGAAGAAACTGGACCTCGGAACACTCATAGCCTGCTGTCTCGCAGTTGCCGCCGCGCAACTGTGCATTACCGTTCCGTCCCCCATCAATGGCGAAATCCAGGCTGCCTTCGGGGCGTCCGGTTCCCAGGTCGCCTGGGTCACGTCCGCCTTCATTCTCCCCACCGCCATTCTTGAACTGAATTTCGGTGTGGTCGGAGACCTCTTCGGCCGCAAGCGCCTGCTGGTGCTCGGCGGGCTCGTCCTGGCGCTCGGCGAACTCCTCAACGCCACCTCCCAGAACATCACCATGATGTGGACCGGGCAGGCGCTGGCCGGTATCGGCGCCGCGGCGCTCTTCCCCAGTTCCCTCGCGGTCATCGCGGCCGCGACCCCGGACGGGAAGGACCGTGCCAAGGCGGTCTCCACCTGGGCGCTCAGCATCTCCCTCGCCTCCGCTGTGGGACCGCTGTCCTCAGGTGTGCTCGCCACCGTCGCCGACTTCCGCTGGGCGTTCGTGCCGCCCGTCGTCCTCGGCCTGGCGGTCGCCGTCGCCTGCTGGAAACTGGTCACCGACTCCAAGGCCCCCGAGGGCCGCGCCCTGGACTGGCCGGGCCAGATCACCATCGCCGTCGGCCTCACCGCCCTGCTCTGGGGCATCATCGAGGGCGGCGACCGCGGCTGGGGCAGCGCGGCGATCGTCGGCGCGCTGGCCCTCGCGGCGGTGGCTCTCGTCGGCTTCGTCGTCGCCGAGACCCGCGCCGCCTCACCCATGTTCAACCTGGACCTGCTGAGGATCCCGTCCTTCGCCGCGGCGGCCGTCGTCGCCCTGGCCGGCATGTTCGGCTTCATCGGCACCGCGTACTGCGTCTCCATCCGCCTCGGCGCCGTGATGCATCTGAGCGCGCTGCGCGCCGGCATGCCGTTCGTGATCCTCCAGCTGATCCCGCTGCTCCTGGCACCGGTGCTCAGCAGGATGCTCACCCGCGTCGACGCCCGCTGGCTCCTGATGGGCGGCCTGCTGCCGATGGCCGCGGGACAGTTCTGGATCGCCGCGCTGCCCATCACCACGACCTCCCTCGCCGCCTTCATCGGCCCGGTGCTGCTGCTCGGCGTCGGTTTCATCTGCGTCGTCTCCTCACTGACCTCGGCCGCCGTGAACGCCGTACCGATCCACATGACCGGCATGGCCAGTGGTGCCACCAGCCTGGTCCGCGAGTTCGGCCAGGGCCTCGGCCCGGCCGTCATCAGCACCATCGCGATGAGCGCCGCGTCCGCCGCCCTGGTGGGCAAGCTCAACGGCCCGGACGCCGGCATGGAGGCCGCCGCGGGCCCGCTCGCCGTCGTCAACGCGGGCAGCGACAGCGCCAGGGCCGCCGCGCAGACCGCGCTCGGCCACGGCATGGCCCTCGGCGTGGTGATCTGCGGCTGCGCCTCCCTGCTCGGTGCGCTGGTCACCCTCCTGCTGGTGCGCAAGAACACCGCCCGAGCGGCGGTCGGCGCCACCGGTGAGCCGTCGGTGCGGACGGCTACCGCCTAG
- a CDS encoding cytochrome P450 family protein — protein sequence MDPAGGCPHADNARLLERGAVTAVVLPGEVEGMAVLGHEALKEFLAHPEVAKGAEHFTELREGRIAPGWPLATFATVRGMTTADGEDHRRLRSLVSKAFTARRVEELRPRIEELTAGLLDDLRAAAERDGGVADLRRHFAMPLPMGVIGELLGVDAEHRDRLHHLSNQVVATDIGPEKALAANRELVAVLAAVAVARGERPGDDLTSALIAARDEEGDRLSQEELIGTLVLMIIAGHETTLNLLTNAVRALCGHRDQLELVMKGEGGVGWADVVEETLRWDAPVSYFPFRYPVRDLTVDGTVIPKGTPVLAGYSAAGRDPAVHGPDADRFDVTRPGRPGAARHLSLGHGAHYCLGAPLARMEATIALERLFTRFPDLDLAVTEAELSRHSSFVGNSVRALPVRLGTSHG from the coding sequence ATGGACCCGGCCGGCGGCTGCCCGCATGCCGACAACGCGCGGCTGCTCGAGCGCGGCGCCGTCACGGCGGTGGTGCTGCCCGGCGAGGTGGAGGGGATGGCGGTGCTCGGGCACGAGGCGTTGAAGGAGTTCCTCGCGCATCCCGAAGTAGCCAAGGGCGCCGAGCACTTCACCGAGCTGCGGGAGGGGCGGATAGCGCCGGGGTGGCCGCTCGCGACCTTCGCGACCGTACGCGGGATGACGACGGCGGACGGTGAGGACCACCGGCGGCTGCGGTCGTTGGTGAGCAAGGCGTTCACCGCGCGCCGGGTCGAGGAACTGCGGCCCCGGATCGAGGAGTTGACGGCGGGACTGCTCGACGACCTCCGGGCCGCGGCCGAGCGGGACGGCGGAGTCGCCGATCTGCGGCGGCACTTCGCGATGCCGCTGCCCATGGGGGTCATCGGGGAACTGCTCGGAGTGGACGCGGAGCACCGCGACCGGCTGCACCACCTGTCGAACCAGGTGGTCGCCACCGACATCGGCCCCGAGAAGGCCTTGGCGGCCAACCGTGAACTCGTCGCCGTGCTCGCCGCCGTGGCCGTCGCGCGGGGCGAGCGGCCGGGCGACGACCTCACCAGCGCGCTGATCGCCGCCCGGGACGAGGAGGGTGACCGGCTCAGCCAGGAGGAGCTCATCGGCACCCTGGTACTGATGATCATCGCGGGGCACGAGACCACGCTCAACCTCCTCACCAACGCCGTACGGGCGCTCTGCGGCCATCGGGACCAGCTGGAGCTGGTCATGAAGGGCGAGGGCGGGGTGGGCTGGGCGGACGTGGTCGAGGAGACCCTGCGCTGGGACGCGCCCGTCAGCTACTTCCCCTTCCGCTATCCGGTGCGGGACCTGACCGTCGACGGCACGGTGATCCCCAAGGGGACGCCCGTGCTGGCCGGTTACTCGGCGGCGGGGCGCGACCCGGCCGTGCACGGTCCGGACGCCGACCGCTTCGACGTCACCCGGCCCGGCAGGCCCGGCGCCGCCCGGCACCTCTCCCTCGGCCACGGCGCCCACTACTGCCTCGGTGCCCCGCTGGCGCGCATGGAGGCGACCATCGCCCTGGAGCGGCTGTTCACCCGCTTCCCCGACCTCGACCTCGCCGTGACGGAGGCGGAACTCTCCCGGCACTCCAGTTTCGTCGGCAACAGCGTGCGGGCACTTCCGGTACGGCTCGGTACCTCCCACGGCTGA
- a CDS encoding LysR family transcriptional regulator codes for MGLGAIDLNLLVALEALLEEKNVTHAGVRLSTSQSAMSGSLARLRRHFNDELLVRVGREYELTPLAERLLPVVQASLHKAEEALSLTRHFEPARSRQRFSVVMSDYVMTVFVEPLLRAIAQEAPGVRIDFHPIVDGQLETETHLRCHDLMIVPLGYQLPGVSEAVMHDRFVCLVDPDNPRLVDGRLVLRDLAEMPHAACGIGKLTPADRQLETLGITPRVQVSTPGFNVLPFLVSGTDLVALVPERLARRYEGFARCAVVPTPFPDVPLVEAMYWHHNRHADPAHRWLRETVRKVGASLDDPAPAEIVGVNASHGEHAFPEPAPVS; via the coding sequence ATGGGTCTCGGAGCGATCGACCTGAATCTCCTGGTGGCGCTGGAAGCCCTCCTGGAGGAGAAGAACGTCACCCACGCGGGGGTGCGGCTGTCCACCAGCCAGTCCGCGATGAGCGGCTCACTGGCCCGGCTGCGGCGGCACTTCAACGACGAGCTGCTGGTGCGGGTGGGGCGTGAGTACGAGCTGACGCCGCTCGCGGAGCGCCTGCTGCCGGTCGTCCAGGCCTCCCTGCACAAGGCCGAGGAGGCACTCTCGCTGACCCGGCACTTCGAGCCCGCACGCAGCCGGCAGCGCTTCTCGGTGGTGATGTCGGACTATGTGATGACGGTGTTCGTGGAGCCGCTGCTGCGGGCCATCGCGCAGGAGGCGCCGGGCGTCCGTATCGACTTCCACCCCATCGTGGACGGGCAGCTGGAGACGGAGACCCATCTGCGCTGTCACGACCTGATGATCGTGCCGCTCGGGTACCAGCTGCCGGGCGTCAGCGAGGCCGTGATGCACGACCGGTTCGTGTGTCTCGTCGACCCCGACAACCCGCGCCTGGTGGACGGGCGGCTCGTCCTGCGTGACCTGGCGGAGATGCCGCACGCGGCGTGCGGCATCGGCAAGCTCACACCCGCCGACCGCCAGCTGGAGACGCTCGGCATCACGCCCAGGGTGCAGGTCAGCACGCCCGGCTTCAACGTGCTGCCGTTCCTGGTGAGCGGCACCGACCTGGTCGCCCTGGTGCCCGAGCGGCTCGCCCGACGCTACGAGGGCTTCGCCCGCTGTGCCGTCGTACCGACGCCGTTCCCGGACGTGCCGCTCGTGGAGGCCATGTACTGGCACCACAACCGGCACGCGGATCCCGCGCACCGGTGGCTGCGGGAGACGGTCCGCAAGGTGGGCGCGTCGCTGGACGATCCCGCGCCCGCGGAGATCGTCGGCGTGAATGCCAGCCATGGCGAACATGCGTTTCCGGAGCCGGCCCCGGTTTCCTAG
- a CDS encoding RNA polymerase sigma factor codes for MGDVEAAVAAAFREEWGQVVATLIRVTGDWDLAEECAQDAFAQALDRWRRDGVPSRPGAWLTTTARHRALDVLRREAVGAQKLREVAVLARDDGPCDPEYDGDDSGVRDDRLRLIFTCCHPALPIEARVALTLRTLAGLTTPEIARAFLVPEATMAQRLVRAKRKIRNAGIPYRVPPAHLLPERTTGVLGVVYLLFNEGYAATSGADLVRTNLCAEAIRLARVLARLMPDEPEVLGLLALLLLHDARRATRVDPTGELVTLEDQDRTAWDRSAVDEGAALLETALRRGRPGPYQIQAAIAACHTTAATAGDTDWADIAALYGELARFVPSAVVRLNRAVAVGMSEGPEAGLALVAELEREGELDGYHLLPATRADLLRRMGRPVEAAEAYARALELVENAAERRFLEKRLAECRSA; via the coding sequence ATCGGTGACGTGGAGGCGGCGGTCGCCGCCGCCTTCCGCGAGGAATGGGGCCAGGTCGTCGCCACCCTGATCCGGGTGACCGGCGACTGGGACCTCGCCGAGGAGTGCGCGCAGGACGCCTTCGCGCAGGCCCTGGACCGGTGGCGGCGCGACGGAGTGCCGAGCCGCCCCGGCGCCTGGCTGACCACGACCGCACGCCACCGGGCCCTGGACGTGCTGCGCCGCGAGGCGGTGGGGGCCCAGAAACTGCGGGAGGTGGCCGTGCTGGCGCGGGACGACGGGCCCTGCGACCCGGAGTACGACGGCGACGACAGCGGCGTCCGCGACGACCGTCTGCGTCTGATCTTCACCTGCTGCCACCCGGCGCTCCCCATCGAGGCCCGGGTGGCACTGACCCTGCGCACCCTCGCCGGGCTCACCACCCCCGAGATCGCCCGCGCCTTCCTGGTGCCCGAGGCGACCATGGCGCAGCGCCTGGTGCGCGCCAAACGGAAGATCCGCAACGCCGGCATCCCCTACCGCGTACCGCCCGCGCATCTGCTGCCCGAACGCACCACCGGCGTTCTCGGCGTGGTCTACCTGCTCTTCAACGAGGGGTACGCCGCCACGTCCGGCGCCGATCTGGTGCGTACGAACCTCTGCGCGGAGGCCATCCGGCTCGCCCGTGTCCTGGCCCGCCTGATGCCCGACGAACCCGAGGTGCTCGGTCTGCTGGCCCTCCTGCTGCTGCACGACGCCCGGCGTGCCACCCGGGTGGACCCGACGGGCGAGCTGGTGACGCTGGAGGACCAGGACCGTACGGCCTGGGACAGGTCCGCCGTCGACGAGGGCGCCGCCCTCCTGGAGACCGCACTGCGCCGCGGACGCCCGGGGCCCTACCAGATCCAGGCCGCCATCGCCGCCTGCCACACCACCGCCGCGACGGCCGGGGACACGGACTGGGCCGACATCGCCGCGCTGTACGGGGAACTGGCGCGTTTCGTGCCCTCCGCCGTGGTGCGGCTCAACCGTGCGGTGGCGGTGGGCATGTCCGAGGGCCCGGAAGCGGGGCTGGCGCTCGTCGCGGAGCTGGAGCGGGAGGGCGAGCTGGACGGCTACCACCTGCTGCCCGCCACCCGCGCGGACCTGCTGCGACGGATGGGACGCCCGGTGGAGGCGGCCGAGGCGTACGCCCGGGCGCTGGAGCTCGTGGAGAACGCGGCCGAGCGGCGCTTTCTGGAGAAGCGGCTCGCGGAGTGCCGATCGGCGTAG
- a CDS encoding YciI family protein produces MKYVLFICTPVGGEELSPAEIADDPRFTSYIDEVRSRDIVKGGARLRPSTDATTVRVQGDEVLLTDGPFVESKEYVAGFDLIEVADLDEAIALASRHPAALGGGSVEVRPVWE; encoded by the coding sequence ATGAAGTACGTCCTGTTCATCTGCACCCCCGTCGGCGGCGAGGAGCTGAGCCCCGCCGAGATCGCCGACGACCCCCGCTTCACCTCGTACATTGACGAGGTCCGAAGCCGCGACATCGTCAAGGGCGGCGCACGGCTGCGGCCCTCCACCGACGCCACCACCGTCCGTGTCCAGGGCGACGAAGTCCTGCTCACCGACGGGCCGTTCGTGGAGTCCAAGGAGTACGTGGCCGGCTTCGACCTCATCGAGGTCGCCGACCTCGACGAGGCCATCGCGCTCGCGTCCCGGCATCCGGCGGCGCTGGGCGGCGGCTCGGTCGAGGTGCGGCCGGTCTGGGAGTGA
- a CDS encoding VOC family protein: MTVRLDHVGVNVRDLPAQTIWYQGAFGLRTVFEFTLEGPGLSAVVLEHPHGWRVELLARPGSAPGLRAPDPLTAALTEGYGHFAVTTPELDPVYAALVAHGAGEAMKPGPSPEPGIRMAWVTDPEGNLIELIEKNAE, translated from the coding sequence GTGACCGTCCGACTCGACCACGTGGGCGTCAACGTACGCGATCTGCCCGCCCAAACCATCTGGTACCAGGGGGCGTTCGGGCTCAGGACCGTCTTCGAGTTCACCCTCGAAGGACCCGGTCTGAGCGCCGTCGTCCTGGAACATCCGCACGGCTGGCGCGTCGAACTCCTCGCCAGGCCCGGATCCGCGCCGGGGCTGCGGGCCCCGGACCCGCTGACCGCCGCCCTCACCGAGGGATACGGACACTTCGCGGTCACCACCCCCGAACTCGACCCCGTCTACGCGGCCTTGGTGGCGCACGGAGCGGGCGAGGCCATGAAACCGGGTCCTTCCCCCGAACCCGGTATTCGCATGGCCTGGGTCACCGACCCCGAGGGAAATCTCATCGAACTCATAGAGAAAAACGCAGAGTGA
- a CDS encoding SDR family NAD(P)-dependent oxidoreductase, giving the protein MAIMGRLAGKIAFISGTGAGIGRAAAQVFAAEGATVFGCDLDADAAAETVELVEKAGGVMRSLAPVDLSTEEGAREWIDAGIEALGGIDILYNNASALRNGPFATMPAEDWYFTIKNELDIPYFCTQAAWPHLIARGGGAVLNVASVAAVRGAPFMPMVPHGAAKGGVLAMSKHLCAAGAPHHIRVNTIAPGMTRTAATAPFLDDPDGPKAQLEARIPVGRVGEPEDIARAAAFLCSDEAAFVNGANLMVDGGDSAMAG; this is encoded by the coding sequence ATGGCAATCATGGGTCGACTGGCCGGAAAAATCGCTTTCATCAGCGGAACGGGGGCCGGAATAGGGCGGGCCGCGGCCCAGGTATTCGCCGCGGAAGGCGCCACCGTATTCGGCTGCGACCTCGATGCCGACGCCGCCGCGGAAACGGTGGAACTCGTCGAGAAGGCCGGCGGCGTCATGCGGTCCCTCGCCCCGGTGGACCTCTCCACCGAGGAGGGCGCCCGCGAGTGGATCGACGCGGGCATCGAGGCCCTCGGCGGGATCGACATCCTCTACAACAACGCCTCCGCACTGCGGAACGGGCCGTTCGCGACCATGCCGGCCGAGGACTGGTACTTCACCATCAAGAACGAGCTCGACATCCCCTACTTCTGCACGCAGGCGGCCTGGCCGCACCTGATCGCCCGCGGCGGCGGAGCCGTCCTCAACGTCGCCTCGGTGGCCGCCGTCCGGGGCGCCCCCTTCATGCCGATGGTCCCGCACGGCGCCGCCAAGGGCGGGGTGCTGGCGATGAGCAAGCACCTGTGCGCGGCCGGCGCCCCGCACCACATCCGGGTCAACACCATCGCCCCCGGCATGACCCGCACGGCCGCGACCGCGCCCTTCCTCGACGACCCCGATGGACCGAAGGCGCAGCTGGAGGCGCGGATCCCGGTGGGCCGGGTGGGCGAGCCCGAGGACATCGCGCGCGCCGCCGCCTTCCTCTGCTCCGACGAGGCGGCGTTCGTCAACGGCGCCAACCTGATGGTCGACGGCGGCGACAGCGCGATGGCGGGCTGA
- a CDS encoding nuclear transport factor 2 family protein, which produces MKYMLLVCGDDTADASGMAPVEPWVEELGAERGVRLHGHRLSDPADAVTVRVRGGEVLRTDGPFAETKEYVAGYDILECDSMEEAIEAAAEHPVASVGAMEVRAFWEDEDAEGEIRRLDDELTAAFRERDVDRWLACYTPDTEVFHPMSGLEESGTDALRKAQEWFYSTVTGPVRREVLAFRLRVDESVAFSHGLVRIRGTFTTGEPLDSTVRVTTGYRAVGDRWLIAHEHASVPFDAGIEEVRS; this is translated from the coding sequence ATGAAGTACATGCTGCTGGTCTGCGGCGACGACACGGCTGACGCCTCCGGCATGGCACCCGTCGAACCCTGGGTCGAGGAGCTCGGCGCCGAACGGGGCGTGCGGCTGCACGGCCACCGCCTCAGCGATCCCGCCGACGCCGTCACCGTACGGGTCCGCGGCGGCGAGGTGCTGCGCACCGACGGGCCGTTCGCGGAGACGAAGGAGTACGTCGCCGGATACGACATCCTCGAGTGCGACAGTATGGAAGAGGCTATCGAGGCGGCCGCCGAGCACCCCGTGGCATCCGTGGGGGCCATGGAGGTGCGCGCGTTCTGGGAGGACGAGGACGCCGAGGGGGAGATCCGCCGACTCGACGACGAGCTGACGGCGGCCTTCCGTGAGCGGGACGTCGACCGATGGCTGGCCTGCTACACGCCGGACACGGAGGTGTTCCACCCGATGAGCGGCCTGGAGGAAAGCGGAACCGACGCCCTCCGCAAGGCCCAGGAGTGGTTCTACTCCACCGTGACCGGGCCCGTGCGCCGCGAGGTGCTCGCCTTCCGTCTCCGCGTCGACGAGAGCGTCGCCTTCAGCCACGGGCTGGTCCGGATCCGGGGCACGTTCACCACGGGCGAGCCGCTCGACAGCACAGTGCGCGTGACGACCGGCTACCGTGCCGTGGGAGACCGTTGGCTGATCGCCCACGAGCACGCGTCGGTCCCGTTCGACGCGGGCATCGAGGAGGTCCGGTCATGA
- a CDS encoding FAD-binding oxidoreductase, producing the protein MRIDRFSGALHFPGDEDFEEACFGRVFNARRPSDRTPAAVLTAASEQDVVDGVRLALERGWQVAVRSGGHSWAAWSVREDALLIDLGGLREMTYDPRTGIVTAAPGVKGGDELNPYLGEFGRFFNGGHCPSVGIGGFLLQGGQGWNARGWGWAAENVVAIDVVTAEGELVRADETDHSDLFWAARGAGPGFFGVVTRFHLRTRPLPKHLAHTVYAYPLALFDEVMTWLHGMHHTVSDLVEIVALTQTPPAGDGPVLLVTGVSMTDTAEQAAEALAPLHANPYADRALLRIEAQPTTLAEQLQGQRLANPEGHRYLVDNAWLTGSADEVVPAIRKAFTEQPTRQTFTIWFSMAPLRELPDMAFSLQSEIYCATYVIHDDPGRDAELRGWLDEAMAAMRPVTAGQYLGDSDFTVRQLRFMGDAQWERLREIRAARDPKGLFVGHLSAGTVTNTNDWER; encoded by the coding sequence GTGCGCATCGACCGTTTCTCAGGCGCCCTCCACTTCCCCGGCGACGAGGACTTCGAGGAGGCGTGTTTCGGCAGGGTCTTCAACGCCCGCCGCCCGTCGGACCGCACCCCCGCCGCCGTGCTGACGGCCGCGTCCGAACAGGACGTCGTCGACGGGGTACGACTCGCCCTGGAACGGGGGTGGCAGGTCGCCGTCCGCTCCGGCGGGCACAGCTGGGCCGCCTGGTCGGTGCGCGAGGACGCGCTGCTGATCGACCTCGGGGGCCTGCGCGAGATGACGTACGACCCGCGGACCGGGATCGTGACGGCGGCCCCGGGCGTCAAGGGCGGCGACGAACTCAACCCGTATCTGGGGGAGTTCGGGCGTTTCTTCAACGGCGGGCACTGTCCCTCCGTCGGCATCGGCGGCTTTCTGCTCCAGGGCGGGCAGGGCTGGAACGCGCGCGGCTGGGGCTGGGCGGCCGAGAACGTCGTCGCGATCGACGTCGTCACCGCCGAGGGCGAACTGGTGCGTGCGGACGAGACGGACCACAGCGACCTGTTCTGGGCGGCGCGCGGCGCGGGCCCGGGGTTCTTCGGGGTCGTGACCCGCTTCCATCTGCGCACCCGCCCGCTGCCGAAACATCTGGCGCACACCGTGTACGCGTACCCGCTCGCCCTCTTCGACGAGGTCATGACCTGGCTGCACGGCATGCACCACACCGTCTCCGACCTGGTCGAGATCGTCGCCCTGACACAGACCCCGCCCGCCGGGGACGGGCCGGTGCTGCTGGTCACGGGCGTGTCGATGACCGACACCGCCGAGCAGGCCGCCGAGGCACTGGCCCCGCTGCACGCCAACCCGTACGCGGACCGGGCGCTGTTGCGGATCGAGGCGCAGCCGACGACCCTCGCCGAGCAGCTTCAGGGCCAGCGTCTCGCCAACCCCGAGGGGCACCGCTATCTCGTCGACAACGCCTGGCTGACCGGGTCCGCCGACGAGGTCGTGCCGGCGATCCGGAAGGCGTTCACCGAGCAGCCGACCCGGCAGACCTTCACCATCTGGTTCTCGATGGCCCCGCTGCGTGAACTCCCGGACATGGCCTTCTCCTTGCAGTCCGAGATCTACTGCGCCACCTACGTCATCCACGACGATCCCGGGCGCGACGCCGAACTGCGCGGCTGGCTCGACGAGGCGATGGCGGCGATGCGGCCGGTGACCGCGGGCCAGTACCTCGGGGACTCCGACTTCACCGTGCGGCAGCTGAGGTTCATGGGTGACGCGCAGTGGGAGCGGCTTCGGGAGATCCGGGCGGCTCGCGACCCGAAGGGCCTCTTCGTGGGCCATCTGAGCGCCGGGACCGTCACCAACACCAACGACTGGGAGCGATAG